From Streptomyces sp. SAI-135:
GAGCAGGGCCGCGAAGAGCAGGACCGTGGGCTGGAGGGCGGCGGCGAGACCGATGAGCAGTCCGGCGGCCCGCTCACCCCGTACGACGAAGCAGGCGACGAGGACGAGCAGGACCGGGATGATGCTGGTCTGCCCCAGGTAGAGCGTGTTGCGCACGGGCAGCGACAGCATCAGCAGGCTGATCGCGACCGGCGCGGCGAGCAGGGAGGTGCGGCGGTCGACCGGCTGGGGCAGGGCGCGGGCGGCGACGAGACCGAGGGCGACGACCAGGAGCAGGGTGCCGAAGGTCCAGCCCCAGCCGAGGGCCTGTTCGGCGGCGCGGGTGAGCGGCTTCAGGACGAGTCCCCCGAACGGGGTACCGGTGAACTGCGTCGAGTCGTACAGCGAGCCCTTCACATGCAGGACGCCGTCCGGGCCGACCCAGGTCTCCAGGTCCGTCAGCCGCTCACCTCTGGGGGTACGCAGGACGACGGCCACCTCACGCAGGGCGAGGACGGCGGCCACCAGCCACAGGGCGAGTCTGGCCACGCGCAGCCGCGCCTGGATCTCGGTGGTCGCCCCGTGCTCCGCATTCGCCACGCCGCGTCGGCCTCTCGTCCCGTTCGTGCCATGCGTCCGTGAGGAAGGACGCAGGCAACCCCGGCTTCACCTGACGTCCGCCTCCATTTGTCCGAATGACGATAGTCCGCCGCCGGGCCCGTCGCGTTGTCAGGCGCGAGATGGATCACACGGCTGCCGGGAAGGCACGTCCCTGACCAGGCACGGGATACCTGCATACAGCACATTTATGCACGCTCCGCGACCGGGTGCGACCACTCCGTAAGCCCGGCAAGTCCGCCTATGGTCGCTTTTTGCCCTTGTCCCCGTCGAAAGGCAGGCGAGCGAAGTTTTGCCGAGTGCCCCCACCCTCTCGCACCCCGTCCGCACCCCCGGCGCCCCCGAGGCCGTCACCGTGGACCCGGCCCTCGTGAAGCGTGCCGTGAAGGCCGCCGCGCTGGGCAACGCCATGGAGTGGTTCGACTTCGGCGTCTACAGCTACATCGCCGTCACCCTGGGCAAGGTCTTCTTCCCGTCCGGCAATCCGACGGCCCAGCTCCTGTCCACGTTCGGCGCCTTCGCCGCGGCCTTCCTGGTCCGTCCGCTCGGCGGCCTGGTCTTCGGCCCGCTGGGCGACCGCGTGGGCCGCCAGAAGGTCCTCGCCGTGACCATGATCATGATGGCGGCCGGCACCTTCGCCATCGGCCTGATCCCGTCGTACGCCACGATCGGCGTCGGCGCCCCGCTGCTGCTCCTGGCCGCCCGCCTGGTCCAGGGCTTCTCCACCGGCGGCGAGTACGCGGGCGCGTCCACCTTCATCGCCGAGTACTCCCCCGACAAGAAGCGCGGCTTCCTCGGCAGCTGGCTGGAGTTCGGCACGCTGGCCGGTTACATCGCCGGCGCGGGCCTGGTCACGCTGATGACGGCCCTGCTGTCCAGCGAGGACCTGGTGTCCTGGGGCTGGCGGATCCCGTTCCTGATCGCGGGCCCGATGGGTGTCATCGGCCTGTACCTGCGACTGCGCCTGGAGGAGACCCCGGCGTTCGCGGCCGCGGCCGACGAGGCCGAGTCGAGCCGCCCGAAGGTCCCGCTGCGCGAGATGATCACCGGCCAGTGGCGGGCCCTGCTGCTGTGCGTGGGCCTGGTCCTGGTCTTCAACGTCACCGACTACATGCTGCTGTCGTACATGCCGAGCTATCTGACCAGCGAGCTCAAGTACGACGAGACGCACGGCCTGCTGGTCGTCCTCGCCGTGATGGCGCTGATGATGGTCGTCCAGCCCTTCGCGGGAGCCCTGAGCGACCGGATCGGCCGCCGCCCGGTGATCGCCGCGGGCTGCGCGGGCTTCCTGGTCCTCTCGGTGCCGGCCCTGCTGCTGATCCGCCAGGGCGGCCTGTTCGCGATCGCGCTCGGCATGGGTGCGCTGGGCCTGCTCCTGGTGTGCTTCACGGCCGCGATGCCGTCCGCCCTGCCGGCCCTCTTCCCGACCCGGGTGCGCTACGGCTCCCTGTCGGTCGGCTTCAACGTCTCGGTGTCCCTCTTCGGCGGCACGACCCCGCTGGTGGTGACCGCCCTGATCGGCGCGACCGGGAACATGATGATGCCCGCCTACTACATGATGGCCGCGGCCGTCGTCGGCGGCGTCGCGGTGTGGTTCATGACGGAGTCGGCGGGCCGCCCGCTGCCGGGTTCGCCGCCGCAGCGGTAATTCCCTGACAGGAGCCGGGAGCGCGCCTATATTCATTAGCGCAACTAGTTAGCTGACCTAACTAGGCTTATGAAAGGCACAGGTGCATGAGCGAGTCGCAGTTCTGGGACGACGTCGACGACTACTTCACCACCCACCTCGCCCCGGAGGACGAAGTGCTCCGGGCGGCCCTGCGCGACAGCGAGGCCGCCGGCCTCCCCTCCATCGCCGTCACGGCGCCACAGGGCAAGCTCCTCCAGCTCCTGGCCCAGATCCAGGGCGCCCGCACGATCCTGGAACTCGGCACGCTCGGCGGCTACAGCACGATCTGGCTGGCCCGCGCCCTGCCCGCCGACGGCCGCCTGGTCTCACTGGAGTACAGCCCGCAGAACGCCGAGGTCGCGCGCCGCAACATCGCCCGGGCGGGCCTCGACAAGGTCGTCGAGGTACGCGTCGGCGCCGCCCTGGAGTCCCTGCCCCGGCTCGCCGACGAACACCCGCCCCCCTTCGACCTGGTCTTCATCGACGCCGACAAGGGCAACAACCCGCACTACGTGGAGTGGGCGATCAAGCTCACCGGCCCGGGCAGCCTGATCGTGGTGGACAACGTCGTACGCGGCGGTCGGGTCGCCGACGCCGGCAACCCCGCCCTCGACGTGCAGGGCACCCGCACCGCGCTCGAACTGATCGGCCGCCACCCCAGGTTGAGCGCCACCGCGATCCAGACCGTGGGCAGCAAGGGCTACGACGGCTTCGCGCTGGCGCGCGTGCTGCCGTGACCCGGCCCGCTCACACCTCGTGGTAGAAGCCGACGTTGACGCTGCGCGGGGCGGTGCGGTCGCGGATCACGATCTCGCCGTTGCCGCCCCGGGGCAGTGTCACGGAGCCGCCGTAGACCAGGGGCTGCGCGTAGGCCCCGGCCACCAGCTGCACCTCGGACGAGGGATCGGGCTGTGAGCCCTGGAGCCAGGTCACCTGCCAGACGCCCTCGGGCCCGCACAGGAACTCCAGGTGCACCCGGGAGACGAACAGCCAGTCGTCGGGGGTCGCGAGCCGGCACACGGACCGGTCGCGGCCCACACGCAGCACGGTGCCCGGGTCGCTGGGCGCGTCGGCCATCTGCATGCCGGCCGTGGCACCCTCCTCCGCCGCGGTGACGACGGCCATGGTGAGTTCGAGCACGTGCGCTCCTCCTGGAAGGTCCTTGCGCGGCAACCACGTCGGCCCACCGCCGCCGCATGATAAATCGCCCGGCACGGCCGTGTCCGGCGCAAGGTACCCGAAGACCGGCCTGCCGCCCCACTCCGGGCGACAGGCCGGTCGTACGCGTGAACGACGCGTCAGCTGTGCAGCAGGCGCTCCGTCAGCTCGCGGTAGTCCCGCAGCGCCAGCCGGAGTTGCTCGGTGTCACCCGCGCTCACCGCCTTGCCCTGCCCGCCGTCACCGGTCTGCCAGGAGTTGCGCAGGGTGCGCCGACGCTGCTTGACGGCCTCGGCGAACCGGGCGGCGACCTCCTCCAGCACGTGGTCGGCCTCCTCGACGGCGGACCGCGGCTCGTCGACGAACCCGGCGACGGCGTGCTGGAGCCGCGCGCCGAGCTTGTCGCACTCGTCGTGCGGCAGCAGCCGGGCCTCACGACCGGCGTGACCGCCGTGGCCCTCGCGACCGGCGACGCCGTCACGGTCTCCGCTGTCCGGGGCCCCGCCCAGGCCCGCGACGTCCCGTCCGCGCTCGGTCTCACGGCCGAAGGCGGTCGTGGTCGTACGGTCGCGGTCGGCGCCCGAGTCGTCCCCGAGGCCGCGCCGCTCGGCACCGGCCGTGCCCGTCTGGCCCGGCGCCTCCGTCTCGGTGGGCGCGACCAGCGGGCTGTGCGAACCCGCGGGGTCGTTGCCGGTGCCCCTGCCGATCCTTCCCTCACCCGGGCCGCCCTCGGCGCCCGGCCTGCTCACGGCATCCGTCATGTCACTCAACTCCCCTTCGCGTGACGCCTGTTGAATGCCCACGGCAGGTGTCCGCGGCTGTCGTTGCGACCGTCGCGGGGCTGACCGGCGCGCGCGTGGGACCCGCCGGTGGGTGTACGGGACTCCTCACGACTGCTTGCCGGGCCGACGAGGTCCTCGAAGAGGGCCCGCGCCTCGACCATGGCCGCGCGCATGTCCTCGGTGTCCGTCCGGCCGTCGCCGTCCTGCCGGGCGTTCGTGCGGGCACCCGCCACCGCGTGCACCCGCCGGTAGCCGTGCACATGGTGCGCGTGGTGCACGGACAGCGCGTTGAACTGTTCCTCGTACTGCCCGCCGCCCGGGAAGCCCCGGGCCTCGGCGAGCTCGGCGAGCAGCCGGTCGGCCTCGGCGACGGCCTCACGGGGAGAGTCGACGAAGCGTTCCTGGGCGGCCGTCCAGCGGTCCTCGTACCGCTGGCGCTCCGCCGGGTCCAGTGGCTGCTCGCGCAGGGATCCATGCCGCTCGACGCGCTCGGCGAGTTCGCGCTCGGCGGCCTTCTCGTCCCCGTCGTGCCGGGCCACGGTACGGTCGTATTCGGGCCCGAAGCGCCGCTTCAGGCCCCGGCCGTGCTGTGGGCCCCGGCCACGCAGGGTCAGGACGGCCGCCACGACGAGCACGGCCGCCACGATCACGATCAGAGCGATGATCAGGCCTGTTGACATGTCTGCCGGGTTGCCCTGAACGTTTGCTTGAAACCGTCTCCATATATGTGTAAGCGCCAATCAGGCCATGTCGACAAGGGACGGCCCACCGTTCAGGGGCGCGGGGAACTGCGCGAAACGCCCGCCTCAACGCCGGAGGCAACGGGCTGTTCCCGGTCCGAGCCGCACAGCTCGTCGTTCAGGTCCTTCACCAGCTGGGCCAGATCGGTCGGGCGGTCGGGTCCCCACCAGTCGCCCAGGAGCTCGCCCAGTGACTCCTCCCGGGCCGCCGCGAGGCGGCCGGCGACCGCACGGCCGGCCTCGGTGAGCTGGAGGTCGAGGCCCCGCCGGGAGGCCAGCCCGCGCTCCTCCACCTGCCGCGCCGCCTCGACGATCACGCCCAACGGCACGGACGTGCGCTCTGCGAGCAGCGCCGGCTCCACCCACCCGTACTTCCGCATCCGCAGCAGCAGCCAGCTCGACGCGGGCAGCAGGTCGTACCCGGCCCGCGCGGTGATCTCGCGGTAGATCTCCCGCCGCCCCTCCCGGGTCCCGAGCACCGACAGCGCCCGGCACACCTCGTCGTACGACGACCGCTCGACCGGGTTGCTGGCCAGCGTCTCCGTGACGTCGGGTGCCGTGACGGAACCCCGCAGCCGGTCCTCCTTGAGGAACCAGGCGAGCACGAACCCGAGGAAGGCGACGGGCGCGGCATAGAGGAAGACGTCGGTGATCGAGGAGGCGTACGCATGCAGCGCCTCGGGCCTGAGCGAGCCCGGCAGCTCCGCGAGCCCCCGGGAGTCGGCCTCCAGCTCCGACACCGAGACACCGGGCGGCAGTTGGGCCCCGCGCAGGGCCTCGGCCAGCTTGTCCCCGAGCCGGTTCGCGAAGACCGTACCGAAGATGGCGACACCGAAGGACGCCCCGATGGACCGGAAGAAGGTCGCACCGGAGGTGGCGACGCCGAGATCCTCGTACGACACGGCGTTCTGCACGATCAGCACCAGCACCTGCATGACCAGGCCGAGCCCCAGCCCGAACACACAGAAGTAGGCGCTCATCACCCAGGTGGAACTGCTCTCGTCGAGCCGGTGCAGGAGCAGCAGTCCGAGCGTGGTGACTCCGGTCCCGGCCACCGGGAACACCTTCCAGCGCCCGGTGCGGCTGACGATCTGCCCGGAGACGGTCGAGGACAGCAGCAGCCCGAACACCATGGGCAGCATGTGCACCCCGGACATGGTCGGCGACACGCCCTGCACCACCTGGAGGAAGGTGGGCAGATAGGTCATGGCCCCGAACATCGCGAACCCGACGATGAAGCTGATGACGGCGGACAGGGTGAAGGTCCGCACCCGGAAGAGCTTCAGCGGCAGCACGGGCTCGGCGGCCCGCCGTTCGACGGCCACGAAGGCGACCGCGAGCACCACTCCCAGCACCGCCAGCCCGACGATCTGCGGCGAGCCCCACCCCCAGGTGTTCCCGCCGAGCGAGGCCACCAGCACCAGACAGGTGGCGACGGCGGCGATGAGGAAGGTCCCCAGGTAGTCGATGACGTGCTGGGTCGACTTGCGCGGGATCCGCAGCACCACGGCGATCACGGCCAGCGCGACCACGCCGACCGGAAGGTTGACGTAGAACACCCAGCGCCAGCTCAGATGCTCGGTGAACAGCCCGCCCAGCAACGGCCCGAGCACGCTCGTAGCCCCGAACACCGCCCCGAAGAGCCCCTGGTAACGGCCGCGTTCGCGCGGCGGGACGAGATCGCCGACGATCGCCATCGACAGCACCATCAGCCCGCCGCCGCCCAGCCCCTGCAGCGCCCGGAAGGCGATCAGCTGGGTCATGTCCTGGGACATGCCGCACAGCGCCGAGCCGATCAGGAAGATCACGATCGCGG
This genomic window contains:
- a CDS encoding O-methyltransferase; its protein translation is MSESQFWDDVDDYFTTHLAPEDEVLRAALRDSEAAGLPSIAVTAPQGKLLQLLAQIQGARTILELGTLGGYSTIWLARALPADGRLVSLEYSPQNAEVARRNIARAGLDKVVEVRVGAALESLPRLADEHPPPFDLVFIDADKGNNPHYVEWAIKLTGPGSLIVVDNVVRGGRVADAGNPALDVQGTRTALELIGRHPRLSATAIQTVGSKGYDGFALARVLP
- the proP gene encoding glycine betaine/L-proline transporter ProP — encoded protein: MPSAPTLSHPVRTPGAPEAVTVDPALVKRAVKAAALGNAMEWFDFGVYSYIAVTLGKVFFPSGNPTAQLLSTFGAFAAAFLVRPLGGLVFGPLGDRVGRQKVLAVTMIMMAAGTFAIGLIPSYATIGVGAPLLLLAARLVQGFSTGGEYAGASTFIAEYSPDKKRGFLGSWLEFGTLAGYIAGAGLVTLMTALLSSEDLVSWGWRIPFLIAGPMGVIGLYLRLRLEETPAFAAAADEAESSRPKVPLREMITGQWRALLLCVGLVLVFNVTDYMLLSYMPSYLTSELKYDETHGLLVVLAVMALMMVVQPFAGALSDRIGRRPVIAAGCAGFLVLSVPALLLIRQGGLFAIALGMGALGLLLVCFTAAMPSALPALFPTRVRYGSLSVGFNVSVSLFGGTTPLVVTALIGATGNMMMPAYYMMAAAVVGGVAVWFMTESAGRPLPGSPPQR
- a CDS encoding MDR family MFS transporter, which translates into the protein MAADAHGTTEDVRDAREPHVSGNVLVSIGALLLGMLLAALDQTIVSTALPTIVSDLGGMEHLSWVVTAYLLASTAATPLWGKLGDQYGRKRLFQTAIVIFLIGSALCGMSQDMTQLIAFRALQGLGGGGLMVLSMAIVGDLVPPRERGRYQGLFGAVFGATSVLGPLLGGLFTEHLSWRWVFYVNLPVGVVALAVIAVVLRIPRKSTQHVIDYLGTFLIAAVATCLVLVASLGGNTWGWGSPQIVGLAVLGVVLAVAFVAVERRAAEPVLPLKLFRVRTFTLSAVISFIVGFAMFGAMTYLPTFLQVVQGVSPTMSGVHMLPMVFGLLLSSTVSGQIVSRTGRWKVFPVAGTGVTTLGLLLLHRLDESSSTWVMSAYFCVFGLGLGLVMQVLVLIVQNAVSYEDLGVATSGATFFRSIGASFGVAIFGTVFANRLGDKLAEALRGAQLPPGVSVSELEADSRGLAELPGSLRPEALHAYASSITDVFLYAAPVAFLGFVLAWFLKEDRLRGSVTAPDVTETLASNPVERSSYDEVCRALSVLGTREGRREIYREITARAGYDLLPASSWLLLRMRKYGWVEPALLAERTSVPLGVIVEAARQVEERGLASRRGLDLQLTEAGRAVAGRLAAAREESLGELLGDWWGPDRPTDLAQLVKDLNDELCGSDREQPVASGVEAGVSRSSPRP